One region of Streptomyces capillispiralis genomic DNA includes:
- a CDS encoding XRE family transcriptional regulator, whose protein sequence is MTQDDGDLDGLVRKRIRALRVAQGWSLEELAVRARLSPSTLSRIENGRRRLALDSLVTLARALDTTLDQLVETASDDVVTSPMIDAARGSMRWPVKGDPGMSVVRRRMTEPPPDNPARMRAHAGREWLVVLSGTAVLMLGNRRIRVETNQAAEFPTMLPHAIGAEGGPCEILGIFDRDARRGHRPDGDD, encoded by the coding sequence ATGACGCAAGACGATGGCGATCTGGACGGCCTGGTGCGCAAGCGGATCCGCGCCCTGCGGGTGGCGCAGGGCTGGTCCCTGGAGGAGCTGGCCGTGCGCGCCCGGCTCAGTCCCTCCACGCTCAGCCGCATCGAGAACGGCCGGCGCCGGCTGGCGCTGGACAGCCTGGTCACGCTGGCCCGCGCCCTGGACACCACGCTGGACCAGCTCGTCGAGACCGCCTCGGACGACGTCGTCACGAGTCCGATGATCGACGCCGCGCGCGGATCGATGCGCTGGCCCGTGAAGGGCGACCCGGGCATGTCGGTCGTGCGCCGGCGGATGACCGAGCCGCCCCCCGACAACCCCGCCCGCATGCGCGCCCACGCGGGCCGTGAATGGCTGGTCGTCCTGTCCGGCACCGCGGTCCTGATGCTCGGCAACCGGCGCATCCGCGTCGAGACCAACCAGGCCGCCGAGTTCCCCACGATGCTGCCGCACGCGATCGGAGCCGAGGGCGGCCCGTGCGAGATTCTGGGCATCTTCGACCGCGACGCCCGACGCGGCCACCGCCCGGACGGCGACGACTGA
- a CDS encoding class I SAM-dependent methyltransferase encodes MTSTPPPTPHPAHHDHDHDHGRHDHDGDHDHDHDHRHRAGDQAELLDLDAEVLAGHLDAITGWLPVETPPRRIVDLGCGTGAGTFALLDRFPGAHVTAVDSSAAHLRRLREKAEARGAAERVRTLRADLDDPDWPGLGTPDLVWASASLHHLADPGRALRAVHDVLAPGGLCAVVELAGFPRFLPENAPEDRPGLEERCHRAGEHRHAGHLPHRGADWGPKLTAAGFTLAGERTLTVHIEGARDASVGAYALGGLRRLRDGVAGTLAPEDLAALDRLLDTDGPHSILRRDDLAVRTRRSVWAARRDR; translated from the coding sequence ATGACCAGCACACCCCCGCCCACGCCCCACCCCGCCCACCACGACCACGACCACGACCACGGTCGCCACGACCACGACGGCGACCACGACCACGACCACGACCACCGGCACCGCGCCGGTGATCAGGCCGAACTCCTCGACCTGGACGCCGAGGTCCTGGCCGGACACCTCGACGCCATCACCGGGTGGCTGCCCGTCGAGACGCCCCCGCGCCGCATTGTGGACCTGGGCTGCGGGACCGGGGCGGGCACCTTCGCCCTCCTCGACCGCTTCCCCGGGGCGCACGTCACCGCGGTCGACTCCTCGGCCGCGCACCTGCGCCGCCTGCGAGAGAAGGCGGAGGCCCGGGGCGCGGCCGAGCGGGTGCGCACCCTGCGGGCCGACCTCGACGACCCCGACTGGCCCGGCCTCGGCACCCCGGACCTGGTGTGGGCCTCCGCCTCGCTGCACCACCTGGCCGATCCCGGCCGCGCGCTGCGCGCCGTCCACGACGTCCTCGCCCCCGGCGGACTGTGCGCGGTCGTCGAACTGGCGGGCTTCCCCCGCTTCCTCCCCGAGAACGCCCCCGAGGACCGGCCCGGCCTGGAGGAGCGCTGCCACCGCGCGGGCGAGCACCGCCACGCCGGGCACCTGCCCCACCGCGGCGCCGACTGGGGACCGAAGCTGACCGCCGCCGGATTCACCCTGGCCGGCGAACGCACCCTCACCGTGCACATCGAGGGCGCCCGCGACGCGTCGGTCGGCGCCTACGCCCTCGGCGGCCTGCGCCGCCTGCGCGACGGCGTCGCCGGCACGCTCGCGCCCGAGGACCTGGCCGCCCTCGACCGGCTGCTCGACACCGACGGCCCGCACAGCATCCTGCGCCGGGACGACCTCGCGGTGCGCACCCGGCGCAGCGTCTGGGCCGCCCGCCGCGACCGGTGA
- a CDS encoding acyl-CoA dehydrogenase family protein — MPRVLSDERRDLVKAIADFCRRECGTKEQRDKLTADGQEQHNQKLYEKMAALGWLGIAVPEEYGGAGQGMTDLCLFLQETSYGLAPISGFGTTIIAAAAYEKFGTEEQKRTVLRGIVDGRVEAVSMSEPGAGSDVGALTCRAERTDGGYLVNGQKTWCSNAHFADHVLLIARTGQGESKHDGLTQFMVPTDAAGLQIRGIDTMGGKDVNDLHFTDCFVPDSAVVGTPGEGWKQLMAGLNLERMILAALMLGVAQRAFDDTLTYVRQREQFGRPIGSFQALKHRIADMATELECAQLLLDDVAAAIDAEPDRVFAREASMAKLKCTELAKHVTLEGMQMMGGYGYATEYGMEALLRSTVVSTVYGGTSEIQREIIGKTYGL; from the coding sequence ATGCCCCGAGTGCTGTCCGACGAACGCCGTGATCTGGTCAAGGCGATAGCCGACTTCTGCCGCCGCGAGTGCGGCACGAAGGAACAGCGCGACAAACTCACCGCCGACGGTCAGGAGCAGCACAACCAGAAGCTCTACGAGAAGATGGCGGCGCTGGGCTGGCTCGGCATCGCCGTCCCGGAGGAGTACGGCGGCGCCGGACAGGGCATGACGGACCTCTGCCTGTTCCTCCAGGAGACCTCCTACGGCCTGGCGCCCATCAGCGGCTTCGGCACCACCATCATCGCGGCCGCGGCCTACGAGAAGTTCGGCACCGAGGAGCAGAAGCGCACCGTCCTCCGGGGCATCGTGGACGGACGCGTCGAGGCCGTCTCGATGTCGGAACCGGGCGCCGGCTCCGACGTGGGCGCCCTGACCTGCCGCGCGGAACGCACCGACGGCGGCTACCTGGTCAACGGCCAGAAGACCTGGTGCTCCAACGCCCACTTCGCCGACCACGTCCTGCTGATCGCGCGCACCGGGCAGGGCGAGTCGAAACACGACGGGCTCACCCAGTTCATGGTGCCGACCGACGCCGCCGGCCTGCAGATCCGGGGCATCGACACCATGGGCGGCAAGGACGTCAACGACCTGCACTTCACCGACTGCTTCGTGCCCGACTCGGCGGTGGTCGGCACCCCGGGAGAGGGCTGGAAGCAGCTCATGGCCGGACTCAACCTGGAACGGATGATCCTGGCCGCCCTGATGCTGGGCGTCGCACAGCGCGCCTTCGACGACACCCTCACCTATGTGCGCCAGCGCGAGCAGTTCGGCCGGCCCATCGGCTCCTTCCAGGCGCTCAAGCACCGGATCGCCGACATGGCCACCGAACTCGAGTGCGCCCAGCTGCTCCTGGACGACGTCGCCGCCGCCATCGACGCCGAACCGGACCGGGTGTTCGCCCGCGAGGCGTCCATGGCCAAGCTCAAGTGCACCGAACTCGCCAAGCACGTGACCCTGGAGGGCATGCAGATGATGGGCGGCTACGGCTACGCCACGGAGTACGGCATGGAGGCCCTGCTCCGCTCCACCGTCGTCTCCACGGTCTACGGCGGAACCAGCGAGATCCAGCGGGAGATCATCGGCAAGACCTACGGTCTGTAG
- a CDS encoding TetR/AcrR family transcriptional regulator encodes MGVQRQAPRRRMEPDARRAEILGVARRLFGARSYSTVSIADIAAEAGVARALVSHYFGGKRQLYLEVVRQMMVVPASVSARLPPTTAEERISICVDRWLEVVERNREMWLSAIGLEALGNDPEIDRIMLDADEIATDRVLEAAMMTDVTEGREKLRAMIRAHSGMLKAASREWLVRGTLSRSDLHVMLTRTVLHLVHTVFPALRDG; translated from the coding sequence ATGGGCGTTCAGCGCCAGGCCCCGCGCCGCAGGATGGAGCCGGACGCCCGGCGCGCCGAGATCCTCGGCGTCGCACGCAGGCTGTTCGGGGCCAGGAGCTACAGCACCGTGTCCATCGCGGACATCGCCGCCGAGGCGGGCGTGGCCCGGGCCCTGGTCAGCCACTACTTCGGCGGGAAGCGGCAGCTCTACCTGGAGGTGGTCCGGCAGATGATGGTCGTCCCGGCGTCCGTCTCCGCACGGCTCCCGCCGACCACCGCGGAGGAGCGGATCTCCATCTGCGTCGACCGCTGGCTCGAAGTCGTCGAACGCAACCGGGAGATGTGGCTGTCCGCGATCGGTCTGGAAGCCCTGGGCAACGACCCGGAGATCGACCGGATCATGCTCGATGCCGACGAGATCGCCACCGACCGCGTCCTCGAGGCCGCCATGATGACCGACGTCACCGAGGGCCGCGAGAAGCTCCGGGCGATGATCCGGGCGCACAGCGGCATGCTGAAGGCCGCCTCCCGCGAGTGGCTGGTGCGCGGCACCCTCAGCCGCAGCGACCTGCACGTGATGCTGACCCGCACCGTGCTCCACCTGGTGCACACGGTCTTCCCCGCCCTGAGGGACGGCTGA
- the kdpF gene encoding K(+)-transporting ATPase subunit F produces MTAAYTVGLIVAVALLGLLVLALLFPERF; encoded by the coding sequence GTGACCGCCGCCTACACCGTCGGCCTGATCGTGGCCGTCGCCCTGCTGGGCCTTCTCGTCCTCGCCCTGCTCTTCCCGGAGAGGTTCTGA
- a CDS encoding NAD(P)H-dependent flavin oxidoreductase translates to MLTTRFCDTFGVEHPIVQGGMQWVGRAELVSAVAEAGALGFLTALTQPTPEALAAEIARCRELTDKPFGVNLTILPSINPPPYDEYRRAIIESGVKVVETAGFNPEAHLPEFRAHGVKVLHKCTSVRHAVKAERIGVDGVSIDGFECAGHPGEDDIPGLVLIPAAARRLTVPVVASGGFTDGRGLVAALALGADGISMGTRFLCTVEAPVHRRVKEQIVAHSELDTELIFRPLRNTARVASNSVSRKVVDILREGGEFPDVRDLVTGARGRKVFEDGDLDAGIWSAGLAQGLIDDIPTVGDLVRRIVAEAGELITGRLAAACRRP, encoded by the coding sequence ATGCTGACCACACGGTTCTGTGACACGTTCGGGGTGGAACACCCCATCGTCCAGGGCGGCATGCAGTGGGTGGGCCGGGCGGAGCTGGTCTCGGCGGTCGCCGAGGCCGGCGCCCTGGGCTTCCTCACCGCGCTCACCCAGCCGACGCCGGAGGCGCTCGCCGCGGAGATCGCGCGGTGCCGGGAGCTCACGGACAAGCCGTTCGGCGTCAACCTCACCATCCTGCCGTCGATCAACCCGCCCCCGTACGACGAGTACCGGCGCGCGATCATCGAGTCCGGTGTGAAGGTCGTCGAGACGGCCGGCTTCAACCCCGAGGCACACCTGCCGGAGTTCCGCGCCCACGGCGTGAAGGTGCTGCACAAGTGCACCAGCGTCCGGCACGCGGTGAAGGCCGAGCGGATCGGCGTGGACGGGGTGAGCATCGACGGCTTCGAGTGCGCCGGCCACCCCGGCGAGGACGACATCCCCGGCCTGGTCCTCATCCCCGCCGCGGCCCGCCGGCTCACCGTCCCGGTCGTCGCGTCCGGCGGCTTCACCGACGGGCGCGGCCTGGTCGCCGCCCTCGCCCTGGGCGCCGACGGCATCAGCATGGGCACCCGGTTCCTGTGCACCGTGGAGGCGCCGGTGCACCGGCGGGTCAAGGAGCAGATCGTCGCCCACAGCGAACTCGACACCGAGCTGATCTTCCGGCCGCTGCGCAACACGGCACGGGTGGCGAGCAACTCCGTCAGCCGGAAGGTCGTCGACATCCTGCGCGAGGGGGGCGAGTTCCCCGACGTACGGGACCTGGTGACCGGCGCGCGCGGGCGGAAGGTGTTCGAGGACGGCGACCTCGACGCCGGCATCTGGAGCGCCGGCCTCGCCCAGGGGCTCATCGACGACATCCCGACCGTCGGGGACCTGGTGCGGCGCATCGTGGCGGAGGCCGGCGAACTGATCACCGGCCGTCTGGCCGCCGCCTGCCGCCGCCCCTGA